From Pyrenophora tritici-repentis strain M4 chromosome 1, whole genome shotgun sequence, the proteins below share one genomic window:
- a CDS encoding Aft1-HRA multi-domain protein, translating to MSSPKDSKNSLPPTTKTAEESVKSESSPKVQPATTEAASNADPKPATSNAQPLAPPPKPAPTTTGDTPDYFNTVHNPFSLEPNVFEQSFGGESGSLQTPGGRPILPPVANITSPAPLPGITPGWQGLRAGPLSPAMLSGPTGQTDYFSESFRGFPTPNESSLRTGLTPGGGGSMFPAPSPNSQAIFNLQGAGVTPGTADFQQSALRAAAQHQANNKPTSNAPTSQPEVATAGMDRPNNNYQQAQQPQHRAQNDPYSNHDVSSAANDLLSFASQNGAARNNQPPYSMAPQQQSMNAGHMPVQPVSANHGRRDTKGSINSVQSAETGDFSESGQSEQNKTGTRSRAKKGAANGKQAAGNKRKADDIPKNSRKKSNANQSMGDEMDEGDSDEENNIKEEEYDSKGRKMTDEEKRKNFLERNRVAALKCRQRKKQWLANLQAKVELFSTENDALSATVTQLREEIVNLKTLLLAHKDCPVSQAQGLQGPAMNNFLGSDINHQNPYGIAQMQPNGVHMMPMQQGQMMNRFVYPSHPPRQHSPEAQQHGRYQS from the exons ATGTCCTCTCCCAAGGACAGCAAAAATAGTCTTCCTCCTACTACCAAGACGGCCGAAG AGTCCGTAAAGTCCGAGTCATCTCCAAAGGTACAGC CTGCGACGACGGAAGCCGCCAGCAACGCAGATCCAAAGCCCGCCACGTCAAATGCCCAGCCGCTGGCACCACCACCCAAGCCCGCGCCCACAACTACTGGCGACACGCCCGATTATTTCAACACGGTCCACAATCCCTTTTCGCTCGAGCCAAACGTCTTTGAGCAGTCATTCGGCGGCGAATCTGGAAGCCTACAGACGCCTGGTGGTCGTCCGATTCTTCCGCCCGTCGCGAACATTACGTCACCGGCACCGCTGCCGGGCATCACACCTGGTTGGCAAGGCTTACGCGCAGGCCCCTTGAGCCCTGCTATGCTTAGCGGCCCGACTGGACAGACAGACTACTTCAGTGAGTCGTTCCGAGGTTTCCCCACGCCTAACGAATCCTCCCTCCGCACCGGCCTTACTCCTGGCGGCGGCGGTTCCATGTTCCCTGCGCCTAGCCCCAACTCGCAAGCCATTTTCAATCTCCAAGGTGCCGGTGTAACGCCCGGAACTGCCGATTTCCAGCAATCTGCCCTGCGTGCTGCAGCCCAGCACCAGGCTAACAACAAGCCCACATCCAACGCTCCCACATCTCAACCTGAAGTAGCAACCGCAGGAATGGATCGACCAAACAACAACTACCAGCAGGCCCAACAGCCACAGCATCGTGCACAGAACGACCCATACTCTAATCATGACGTCAGCAGTGCAGCTAATGACCTCCTCTCTTTTGCGAGCCAGAACGGTGCTGCGCGTAACAACCAGCCACCCTACTCCATGGCCCCCCAGCAACAATCAATGAACGCAGGGCACATGCCCGTCCAGCCCGTCAGCGCCAACCATGGTCGTCGTGATACCAAGGGTTCCATCAATAGCGTTCAATCTGCAGAAACCGGAGACTTCTCAGAGAGCGGCCAGAGTGAGCAAAACAAGACTGGTACACGGTCACGTGCCAAGAAGGGTGCCGCTAATGGCAAACAAGCTGCCGGTAACAAGCGCAAAGCCGACGACATCCCCAAGAATTCTAGGAAGAAGAGCAACGCAAACCAATCTATGGGCGACGAAATGGACGAAGGCGATTCCGACGAGGAGAACAACATCAAAGAGGAGGAGTATGACAGCAAGGGCCGAAAGATGACCGACGAGGAGAAGCGTAAAAACTTCCTCGAGCGCAACAG GGTTGCTGCTCTCAAGTGTCGTCAGCGCAAGAAGCAATGGCTAGCCAATTTGCAAGCCAAGGTTGAGCTGTTCAGCACTGAGAACGACGCTCTTTCTGCCACTGTCACTCAGCTTCGCGAGGAGATTGTTAACCTCAAGACCCTCCTTCTCGCTCACAAAGACTGTCCAGTATCACAGGCCCAGGGCCTCCAGGGACCTGCTATGAACAATTTCCTGGGAAGTGATATCAATCACCAAAACCCATACGGCATCGCCCAGATGCAACCCAATGGTGTACACATGATGCCAATGCAACAAGGCCAGATGATGAACCGGTTCGTATACCCATCCCACCCACCCCGACAACACTCTCCCGAGGCACAACAACACGGCCGCTATCAATCGTAA
- a CDS encoding GTPase SAR1 and related small G protein produces the protein MEYSPLPPEITVLLLGDAEVGKSTFLSRLSLGIQPPNSTTLPPYTLPTLRSQDQPYAFDITLYARPYRLQFYDTSSPTHYTLLHPHFVILCYDISRRTTLSSLYTTWLPIVNQHFAYDENLPVMVLGLKRDLRKQWTAAEHGVDGKGKGESVMPHEGLQTAQTMLCDHYAECSAMTGELCREVLEDVAKTCAKTTTEAGGRSKGMDMCGIM, from the exons ATGGAATACTCGCCACTACCACCCGAGATCACCGTGCTGCTACTCGGAGACGCCGAAGTAGGCAAATCGACCTTTTTATC CCGCCTCTCCCTCGGTATCCAACCCCCCAATAGCACAACCCTGCCCCCCTACACTCTCCCCACCCTCCGGTCCCAAGACCAACCCTACGCCTTTGACATAACCCTCTACGCGCGCCCCTACCGCCTCCAATTCTACGACACCTCCTCACCTACACACTACACTCTACTACACCCCCACTTCGTAATCCTCTGCTACGACATCTCACGTCGCACCACCCTCTCCTCACTCTACACGACCTGGCTGCCCATTGTAAACCAGCACTTTGCGTACGACGAGAACCTGCCTGTCATGGTGCTGGGACTAAAGCGCGATTTACGCAAGCAGTGGACGGCAGCGGAGCATGGGGTCGATGGCAAGGGGAAGGGGGAGAGCGTTATGCCGCATGAGGGGTTGCAAACGGCGCAGACGATGCTGTGTGATCATTATGCTGAGTGTAGTGCTATGACGGGGGAATTGTGTAGGGAGGTTTTGGAGGATGTGGCCAAGACTTGTGCGAAGACGACGACGGAGGCGGGGGGGAGGAGTAAGGGCATGGATATGTGTGGGATTATGTAG
- a CDS encoding zinc carboxypeptidase A 1 precursor, whose product MKVSTLLGLLPGTALASDALSVAFYAKEKSQLYDFISANSEIDYGCRPVVMAAGDEHKLHAVIPENHLHHFKRSLNPDLVRVEILHNLNKRQTATAPIGKGDRFNGGKVAPRGLGTRKPSEYAQIQSAGVFNADEVYTAMKGLEKEYGMPIFTTPYKTFENNTIIGGVANKAEKINKDKQYIYFTSGIHARERGGPDNLIYFISDLLYANEHRIGLTYGNKTFTNSQVKKVLGAGIVFIPMLNPDGVRHDQANSNLWRKNRNPASSTPGVPLSVGVDLNRNFDFLWNFTSKFDPSVAPASTNPSSQAFYGTAPFSEPETRDMAWVYDEYPNIHWYIDVHSAAGTLLYSWGDDIDQSADPSQNLFNTAYDGKRGLIEDTLYQEYIDQVDWDNVALAANRTTAAMNGVGGREYVPQQAVGLYPTSGASDDWSFSRWHADKGVNKVYGYTMEFGYPTNFYPTSEEYVQNILDTNAGFMEFVLTAVEIGLKA is encoded by the coding sequence ATGAAGGTCTCCACCCTCCTCGGTCTGCTTCCTGGAACCGCTCTTGCATCTGATGCTTTGAGCGTTGCATTCTACGCGAAAGAGAAGAGCCAGTTGTACGACTTCATCTCCGCCAACAGTGAGATTGACTATGGCTGCCGACCGGTCGTCATGGCCGCTGGCGATGAGCACAAGCTGCATGCTGTCATCCCGGAAAATCACTTGCATCACTTCAAGCGCAGTCTCAACCCTGACCTTGTCCGTGTCGAGATTCTGCACAACTTGAACAAAAGGCAAACAGCGACTGCGCCGATTGGAAAGGGCGATCGATTCAATGGAGGAAAGGTTGCGCCTCGTGGTCTCGGTACTAGAAAACCCAGCGAATATGCGCAGATTCAAAGCGCCGGTGTATTCAACGCGGATGAGGTCTATACCGCCATGAAGGGCTTGGAGAAGGAATACGGTATGCCCATCTTCACCACACCCTACAAGACATTCGAGAACAACACCATCATCGGCGGTGTAGCGAACAAGGCCGAGAAGATCAACAAGGACAAGCAATACATCTACTTCACCTCTGGCATCCACGCCCGTGAGCGCGGAGGACCCGACAACTTAATTTATTTTATCTCCGACCTGCTCTACGCCAACGAGCACCGCATCGGCCTAACCTACGGAAACAAGACCTTCACCAACAGCCAAGTCAAAAAAGTCCTCGGCGCAGGCATCGTCTTCATCCCTATGCTCAACCCAGACGGCGTCCGCCACGACCAAGCAAACAGCAACCTCTGGCGCAAGAATCGCAATCCAGCCTCATCCACGCCCGGCGTCCCCCTCAGCGTCGGCGTCGATCTTAACAGGAACTTTGATTTCCTCTGGAACTTCACCTCGAAATTCGACCCCAGCGTCGCTCCCGCTTCCACAAACCCGTCCTCCCAAGCCTTCTACGGCACCGCCCCTTTCTCCGAACCCGAAACAAGAGACATGGCCTGGGTGTACGACGAATACCCAAACATCCACTGGTACATCGACGTCCACTCCGCCGCAGGTACTCTGCTCTACTCCTGGGGCGACGACATTGACCAATCCGCCGATCCATCACAGAACCTCTTCAACACAGCCTACGACGGCAAGCGCGGCCTCATCGAAGATACTCTGTACCAAGAATACATCGACCAGGTGGATTGGGATAACGTGGCCCTCGCCGCCAACCGCACAACCGCTGCCATGAACGGCGTTGGCGGCCGCGAGTATGTGCCCCAGCAGGCCGTGGGCTTGTACCCTACATCCGGTGCTAGCGACGATTGGTCGTTTAGTCGCTGGCATGCGGATAAGGGTGTAAACAAGGTTTATGGATACACCATGGAGTTTGGGTATCCGACGAACTTTTACCCCACCAGCGAGGAGTATGTGCAGAATATTCTGGATACGAATGCCGGGTTTATGGAGTTTGTGCTGACGGCTGTGGAGATTGGGTTGAAGGCTTGA
- a CDS encoding Atrophin-1 multi-domain protein: MAKPHTPKKRGRSDGKNKKRKDTRIGLRKIRGPNGIKLKQAQYYRFPSTIRIYHYSASYLSLHTFKSLFRGRAHGYVAALLGSDDPLSRNLLTTATDIIPEGALEVGYLPSVFVHGGSALGFCVGNGVVEWLCFDRDIKESILDRLDINTKAQKMLFEHVADLEKPEGSGGLVF, translated from the exons ATGGCCAAGCCACACACCCCCAAGAAGCGCGGCCGCTCCGACGGCAAGAACAAGAAGAGAAAGGACACACGTATTGGTCTCCGAAAAATCCGCGGTCCAAACGGCATCAAGTTGAAGCAGGCACAATACTACCGCTTCCCGTCCACCATACGCATCTACCACTACTCCGCCTCATACCTCTCCCTCCACACCTTCAAGAGCCTCTTCCGAGGACGCGCCCACGGCTACGTCGCCGCCCTCCTAGGCTCCGACGACCCCCTCTCCCGGAACCTACTCACCACCGCCACCGACATCATCCCGGAAGGCGCCTTGGAAGTCGGCTACCTGCCCTCTGTGTTTGTGCACGGGGGCTCCGCACTGGGGTTTTGCGTCGGCAACGGGGTAGTTGAGTGGTTGTGTTTCGACCGCGATATCAAGGAGTCGATACTGGACAGGCTTGATATCAACACTAAGGCGCAGAAGATGTTGTTTGAGCACGTAGCTGATTTGGAGAAGCCTGAGGGATCGG GTGGCCTTGTGTTTTGA